In Symmachiella dynata, the following are encoded in one genomic region:
- a CDS encoding PAS domain S-box protein, producing MSFSRCQLLLSQIIDQQQDVDMPTYHALVATAKQQFDNAVGRSDTTNLEQKALIANLNDEFRAYHHLASEAVQLSQSPEANVALSMLSGDAVPAARDVTMLLGELSNNQAALMRHDAQALAAKGSRWLGFSFVLGIGMLGITYVVSRRNAAAIARPIATIASATEHLAKGNLVEDLPITSFDEVGHLTESFNAMRSQLEERTTELAKQTRLALLAEQAATAAEQRRDAARRKSQTMATVIQQSHVEHERLAASEQLFRATLEAAPTAILMINREGQIVLANSESVKLFGYSQDELLSHPMEMLLPPRLKPRHVKHRSGYFANPTTRRMSESDELAGMRKDGTEFLVEVSLSPVTTDDEMFVICSIDDITVRKRAEIALRDRDELITSLLNSTAEGIYGLDLEGNCTFANPTCARILGYKTPEEFLGKNMHQLIHHTRSDGTSYPANECPIFSAFREGRGVHVEDESLWRQDGSAFPAEFWSYPVSRNGELVGSVVTFLDITERRKSENEVRRLADIVESSDDAIFGATLEGLITSWNDGAERLYGYSASEMVGQPSEQLFAPEQRVIVSRALEQIGDRQSVRNLEMVQVCKDGTIIDVSLTISLLMDQQRNVVGTSTIARDITQRKLLEKTQQQINIELEGRVEQRTRELNHQHQAAIAMAEEAQKARLIAEQAERRLEQVASQLAMPPRAPHDRTQTFSVRDFFLSDMMKCGAWIRGLCQHHASQSEYAKALVRLFHQHFQRDEGESEFALVRVFHSNRFKNLTPELQSMARSRSSDVQDETICLSLLATVGDQPEWCEVKNSKSHRIIPLNNAETVRRLPMMSRLFKQLGFSFNGLGQIQSNDEVLVADTGVFHIQQAQGSEFVPAQEQFVEPFGIQSVVGFGDLLPNGDLFVVIGFAKHEISAKVALLFSHLSHSTRLGWLPYIDSDQKTVWQMLAFDQLLSNHERIVADQEAVVLETMAAVTSANEALERSNQELEQFAYVASHDLQEPLRKVASCCQALAEDYSENLDEDGHEWIQFAVDGATRMRRLVSDLMEFSRVSTKGKPPVPADAFQCCEEALQNLADAIEEKHAQVICRPLPTVLADKRQLTQLFQNLIGNGLKYCSDEQPVIEIGSEPEGGHWRFYVKDNGIGIALEFHERIFQVFQRLHRKEEYPGTGIGLAICKKIVERLGGKLSLESQTGQGSTFYFTIPSADLMQNGASVDETPRYAIGAPNSDSLN from the coding sequence TTGAGTTTTTCACGTTGCCAACTGTTATTGAGTCAAATCATTGACCAACAGCAGGATGTGGATATGCCAACCTACCATGCTCTGGTTGCGACTGCGAAACAACAGTTTGATAATGCTGTTGGGCGCTCCGACACAACGAATCTTGAACAAAAGGCGTTGATTGCGAACCTCAATGATGAATTCCGGGCCTATCATCACCTCGCATCTGAAGCCGTACAGTTGAGTCAATCGCCAGAGGCCAACGTTGCTTTATCAATGTTAAGTGGCGATGCCGTTCCTGCAGCGCGTGACGTGACGATGTTGTTGGGTGAACTTTCAAACAACCAAGCAGCACTCATGCGCCATGATGCCCAGGCTCTTGCGGCCAAAGGTTCTCGATGGCTAGGTTTTTCATTCGTGCTCGGGATCGGCATGCTCGGCATCACTTATGTCGTTTCCAGACGCAACGCCGCCGCCATCGCTCGCCCCATCGCCACAATAGCCAGTGCAACAGAGCACCTCGCAAAAGGAAACTTAGTTGAGGATCTGCCCATCACATCCTTTGACGAAGTTGGCCACTTGACGGAATCCTTCAATGCTATGCGGTCGCAATTGGAGGAACGCACCACGGAACTCGCCAAACAAACGAGATTGGCGTTACTTGCCGAACAGGCGGCCACCGCCGCCGAACAACGGCGAGATGCGGCAAGGCGCAAGTCGCAAACCATGGCCACCGTCATACAGCAGTCGCACGTAGAACACGAACGCTTGGCCGCGAGTGAACAACTTTTTCGAGCCACGCTCGAAGCGGCACCTACGGCAATTTTGATGATCAACCGGGAAGGTCAGATCGTATTGGCCAATTCCGAATCCGTGAAATTATTTGGGTATTCACAAGACGAACTCTTGTCGCATCCCATGGAGATGCTCCTACCGCCACGCCTTAAACCTCGACATGTCAAACATCGTTCTGGTTATTTCGCTAATCCCACGACCCGTCGAATGAGCGAGAGCGATGAACTTGCCGGCATGCGTAAAGATGGAACTGAATTTTTAGTCGAAGTCAGCCTCAGTCCAGTCACCACCGATGACGAAATGTTTGTCATCTGTTCCATCGACGACATCACCGTTCGCAAGCGGGCAGAAATTGCGCTTCGCGATCGTGATGAGCTTATCACGAGTTTACTCAATTCTACTGCAGAAGGGATCTACGGATTGGATCTCGAGGGGAATTGCACTTTCGCAAATCCCACATGCGCCAGAATATTGGGATATAAAACTCCTGAAGAGTTTCTCGGCAAGAACATGCACCAATTGATTCACCATACACGTTCCGATGGGACGTCGTATCCTGCAAATGAGTGCCCTATCTTTTCGGCATTTCGCGAAGGCCGCGGCGTGCATGTTGAGGACGAGTCGTTGTGGAGGCAAGATGGCTCAGCGTTTCCAGCTGAGTTTTGGTCGTATCCAGTAAGTCGTAATGGCGAACTGGTCGGCTCGGTCGTGACCTTTCTCGACATCACCGAACGACGCAAAAGTGAAAACGAAGTCCGGCGTTTGGCTGACATTGTCGAATCATCTGACGACGCGATATTTGGTGCAACACTCGAAGGCCTGATCACCAGTTGGAACGATGGGGCTGAGCGACTTTACGGATATTCGGCAAGTGAAATGGTTGGCCAACCGTCCGAACAACTCTTTGCTCCGGAGCAAAGAGTAATCGTATCTCGGGCTCTCGAACAGATCGGTGATCGACAGTCAGTGCGAAATCTGGAAATGGTTCAGGTTTGTAAAGATGGAACGATCATTGATGTCTCTTTGACGATTTCGCTACTCATGGATCAACAGCGAAACGTGGTCGGGACATCCACAATTGCCCGCGACATTACGCAACGCAAGCTGCTGGAAAAAACGCAGCAGCAAATCAACATTGAGCTCGAAGGACGCGTCGAACAACGCACCCGGGAGTTAAATCATCAACACCAGGCAGCAATCGCAATGGCCGAGGAAGCCCAGAAGGCGCGATTAATTGCTGAGCAAGCGGAACGCCGCCTGGAGCAAGTCGCCTCGCAATTGGCCATGCCCCCTCGCGCCCCACATGACCGCACTCAAACCTTTAGTGTGAGAGACTTTTTTTTGAGCGACATGATGAAGTGTGGTGCATGGATTCGTGGTCTCTGCCAACACCACGCATCGCAATCGGAGTATGCGAAGGCTCTTGTTCGGTTATTTCATCAACACTTTCAGCGCGATGAAGGGGAATCTGAATTTGCTTTAGTGCGTGTATTTCATTCCAACCGGTTCAAAAACCTTACCCCAGAACTCCAATCGATGGCTCGCTCCCGTTCCTCTGACGTCCAGGACGAAACCATCTGTCTTTCGTTGTTGGCTACGGTCGGTGACCAACCCGAATGGTGCGAGGTTAAAAATTCCAAATCACACCGCATCATCCCACTGAACAACGCTGAAACGGTACGGCGTCTTCCGATGATGTCTCGATTGTTCAAACAGCTTGGCTTTTCATTTAACGGTTTGGGGCAGATTCAATCCAATGACGAAGTCCTCGTTGCGGACACAGGCGTTTTTCACATTCAACAAGCACAGGGAAGTGAATTTGTTCCCGCTCAAGAACAATTCGTCGAACCCTTTGGTATTCAGTCGGTTGTCGGATTCGGTGATCTCCTGCCTAACGGGGACCTTTTTGTCGTCATCGGTTTCGCAAAACATGAAATCTCCGCCAAAGTTGCATTGCTTTTCTCGCATTTGTCGCACAGCACACGGCTCGGCTGGTTGCCCTATATCGATTCCGATCAAAAAACAGTCTGGCAGATGCTCGCTTTCGACCAGCTTCTCTCCAACCATGAACGCATTGTTGCAGATCAAGAAGCTGTCGTTTTAGAAACGATGGCGGCGGTAACGTCAGCCAATGAAGCCCTGGAGCGAAGTAACCAAGAGCTAGAACAATTTGCATACGTTGCCTCGCACGACCTCCAGGAACCTTTGAGAAAAGTGGCGTCCTGCTGCCAAGCTTTGGCGGAAGATTATTCCGAAAATCTGGATGAAGACGGACACGAGTGGATTCAGTTCGCCGTTGACGGCGCAACCCGTATGCGCCGACTCGTCAGCGACCTAATGGAATTCTCACGAGTCAGCACAAAAGGAAAACCACCCGTACCAGCCGATGCATTCCAGTGTTGTGAAGAAGCTTTGCAAAACTTGGCAGACGCAATCGAAGAGAAACACGCACAAGTTATCTGTCGCCCACTCCCCACAGTTTTGGCTGATAAGCGGCAACTGACTCAATTATTTCAGAACCTCATTGGAAACGGCTTAAAGTACTGCAGCGACGAACAACCGGTGATTGAGATCGGTTCCGAACCCGAGGGGGGCCATTGGCGGTTTTATGTCAAGGATAATGGCATTGGCATCGCTCTGGAGTTCCACGAACGAATATTTCAGGTCTTCCAGCGGCTTCATCGCAAGGAAGAATACCCTGGCACAGGGATCGGCCTGGCGATCTGCAAAAAAATTGTCGAACGCTTGGGGGGCAAATTGTCCTTGGAGTCGCAAACTGGCCAAGGTAGCACATTTTACTTTACTATCCCCTCAGCGGATTTAATGCAAAACGGAGCTTCAGTAGATGAAACCCCAAGATACGCCATCGGTGCGCCCAATTCAGATTCTCTTAATTGA
- a CDS encoding response regulator: protein MKPQDTPSVRPIQILLIEDDLADIKLTKRALENERILNDIHVVRDGVEAMQFLRREEEYENVPRPDLILLDLNMPRKDGRETLHEIKTDPELKTIPVVVMTTSEDESDVSRSYLEHANSYITKPVDMEQFKHVVRVINAYWFSVVKLPSN from the coding sequence ATGAAACCCCAAGATACGCCATCGGTGCGCCCAATTCAGATTCTCTTAATTGAGGATGACTTAGCTGACATTAAATTGACAAAACGTGCACTCGAGAATGAGAGAATCTTGAATGACATTCATGTCGTTCGCGATGGCGTGGAAGCGATGCAGTTTCTCCGTCGTGAGGAAGAGTATGAAAATGTCCCGCGCCCCGATCTCATCCTATTGGACTTGAACATGCCGCGCAAAGATGGTCGGGAAACTCTGCATGAAATTAAAACCGACCCTGAATTAAAAACGATTCCCGTAGTCGTCATGACGACGTCTGAGGACGAATCTGATGTCTCCCGCAGCTATCTAGAGCACGCCAATAGCTATATCACGAAACCAGTCGACATGGAGCAATTCAAACATGTCGTTCGGGTCATCAATGCGTATTGGTTTTCGGTCGTCAAACTGCCATCAAATTGA
- a CDS encoding dihydrodipicolinate synthase family protein, translated as MNENGQITRRRILKTALVGVSGVATGTLLSTRSGAAAPGKTTGQVPVTLRSSDFPRFRGPFPILSTPFTTSGTVDFEVLAREARFADWCESPGMIWPQSNDSVDLLTQDEKLEGMEVLAKTTQGLKTSSLCLGVQGQDTDDMLVYAKHAKQLSPTAIISRPPDSGKTQDDLRQYWRALAAVITEQPVMIQTTARRGGATPSTELLIELAEEFPNFGYVKEESSPVIPRIRALLASSSIRSVFSARGAYGWLYESRLGTEGLVTERIAYADILAKIWTLMRNGSDPAKLKDMYSKLTLMFNLSQTHPGNLRGYSLHLLKMRNVFRTMISRQYGPGGSTPAKPILQDLTLSQEEIAEIEWRFESLKPYLKSGQFEG; from the coding sequence ATGAATGAAAACGGACAAATCACGAGACGACGGATATTGAAAACCGCGCTGGTTGGCGTGTCGGGCGTTGCTACCGGGACGCTGCTGTCGACTCGAAGTGGTGCGGCAGCTCCCGGAAAAACCACTGGGCAAGTCCCGGTGACGTTGAGGAGCTCCGACTTTCCACGATTCCGGGGTCCGTTTCCAATTCTCTCTACCCCTTTTACGACCTCCGGTACTGTGGACTTCGAGGTCCTTGCCCGAGAGGCGCGGTTTGCCGATTGGTGTGAGAGTCCAGGGATGATTTGGCCGCAGTCGAACGATAGTGTCGATCTGCTGACCCAGGACGAAAAACTTGAAGGGATGGAAGTTCTCGCCAAGACGACCCAGGGCTTGAAGACATCATCGCTGTGTCTTGGAGTACAGGGGCAAGACACCGACGACATGCTTGTCTACGCCAAACATGCCAAGCAGCTTTCTCCCACGGCGATCATCTCACGACCGCCCGACAGCGGAAAGACACAGGACGACTTGCGGCAATACTGGCGTGCCCTTGCCGCTGTGATCACCGAGCAGCCCGTCATGATCCAGACCACGGCTCGCCGCGGCGGCGCGACTCCTTCGACCGAGCTTCTGATCGAACTGGCTGAGGAGTTCCCGAACTTCGGCTACGTCAAGGAAGAATCGAGCCCGGTTATTCCACGCATTCGCGCGCTGCTCGCCTCATCTTCGATTCGCAGTGTCTTTAGTGCCCGCGGTGCTTATGGCTGGCTGTATGAGTCGCGGCTCGGCACAGAAGGCCTCGTCACCGAACGGATCGCTTACGCCGACATCCTGGCTAAGATCTGGACGTTGATGCGAAACGGTTCCGATCCTGCAAAGCTCAAAGATATGTACAGCAAGCTGACGTTGATGTTCAATCTGTCACAGACCCACCCTGGAAACCTGCGTGGCTATAGTCTCCATTTATTGAAAATGCGCAACGTGTTTCGCACTATGATCTCGCGTCAGTATGGTCCGGGTGGCAGCACTCCTGCCAAACCGATCCTTCAGGACCTGACGCTCTCGCAAGAGGAGATCGCCGAAATCGAATGGCGTTTCGAATCGCTCAAGCCTTACCTGAAGTCTGGTCAGTTCGAAGGCTAA
- a CDS encoding serine hydrolase domain-containing protein: MKEIEVKQFPNVIRFGITFVVVLNFLLQLRGLPAAEPAKAPQSDEKTRQESLEYCAAICAHHLSSGLWVVGRNYQRTPEEVIAEDIAPFRYFGWSPDFKYQVDEERRLVTVIAPGAVPRSARYTGDQGSTILPRGETNVFFKPVRVPRRTSDPANQAWPMGEVGATEPVPGVNSKAVAAALDWAMEQEKQNTRAFVVAYQGKIIGERYAPGWTKDTPQISWSQGKSITATLIGILIQRGLLSLDQPAPIKEWQGADDPRREIRIRDLLQMSSGLDFTNLSFNGPEKLTPKNEHMRVYFDSLNVLEHAVNQPLKVPPGTRYRYLNSDPLSLGRIIRDTVEAQGEDYLTFPQRELFDRIGIRSAVLETDAWGNFILSGYDYLSARDWIRFGLLYLNDGIWQGERILPEGWTKFVSTPAPADAKKDYGGMFWLNLRPRMDRVPKDAYWSAGFMGQVTIVIPSRNLVVVRMGPSPGGVYPYLNEVIARVLDALPEN, from the coding sequence ATGAAAGAAATCGAAGTGAAACAGTTCCCGAATGTCATCCGGTTCGGCATCACATTTGTTGTCGTCCTGAATTTTCTCTTGCAACTGAGAGGCTTGCCGGCGGCTGAGCCAGCAAAAGCACCCCAGTCCGATGAAAAAACTCGCCAGGAAAGCCTGGAATATTGTGCTGCAATCTGTGCTCACCACCTCAGCTCCGGACTATGGGTCGTGGGCCGTAATTACCAGCGAACTCCAGAAGAAGTGATTGCGGAGGATATCGCGCCGTTTCGCTACTTTGGATGGTCCCCTGATTTCAAATACCAGGTGGACGAAGAAAGGCGGCTGGTGACGGTCATTGCTCCCGGTGCTGTGCCTCGTAGCGCGCGTTACACGGGTGATCAAGGCAGTACGATTCTTCCTCGCGGCGAGACCAACGTCTTCTTCAAGCCCGTTCGCGTTCCACGTCGTACTTCCGATCCCGCCAATCAAGCTTGGCCAATGGGCGAAGTGGGTGCCACCGAACCAGTTCCCGGTGTTAACTCTAAGGCGGTGGCGGCTGCACTCGACTGGGCCATGGAGCAGGAGAAACAAAACACGCGTGCATTTGTGGTTGCCTACCAAGGAAAGATCATCGGCGAACGCTACGCGCCTGGTTGGACGAAGGATACACCACAAATCAGTTGGTCACAGGGAAAGAGCATCACAGCGACATTGATTGGAATTTTAATTCAGCGAGGTCTGCTCTCGCTTGATCAACCGGCTCCGATCAAAGAATGGCAAGGCGCTGACGACCCACGTCGAGAAATTCGAATCCGCGACCTGCTACAGATGAGCAGCGGTCTGGACTTCACCAATCTCAGTTTCAACGGACCGGAAAAATTAACCCCCAAAAACGAGCACATGCGCGTTTATTTTGATTCCCTCAACGTGTTGGAACATGCCGTCAACCAACCGCTGAAGGTACCGCCCGGAACACGGTATCGATACCTCAACAGTGACCCGTTGAGCCTTGGCCGCATCATTCGCGACACCGTCGAGGCACAGGGCGAGGACTATCTCACGTTTCCACAACGGGAACTGTTTGACCGGATTGGCATTCGCTCCGCCGTGCTGGAAACCGACGCTTGGGGAAATTTTATCTTGTCGGGTTACGACTACTTATCCGCCCGCGACTGGATCCGTTTCGGTTTGCTGTACCTGAACGACGGCATCTGGCAAGGCGAACGCATTTTGCCAGAGGGCTGGACAAAGTTTGTCTCGACTCCGGCACCAGCCGATGCAAAAAAGGACTACGGAGGCATGTTTTGGCTGAACCTGCGTCCCAGGATGGACCGTGTCCCGAAAGACGCGTACTGGTCAGCTGGTTTCATGGGGCAGGTCACGATCGTGATTCCCTCACGCAATCTGGTGGTTGTCCGAATGGGCCCCAGCCCCGGCGGGGTTTATCCCTATCTGAATGAAGTCATTGCACGCGTGCTCGACGCATTGCCGGAAAACTAA
- a CDS encoding alpha/beta hydrolase family protein, with protein sequence MQRRTFLGSLGLGMTAAAFSENVSLSQAHSAEAIKRKTFTTNREDGRFQETAGFLQNQMKINPPKLAFNPHMKKAEFPAWQEAVRKKLRELLAFPEVPTQPEPKRLWIRHREGYQLQKWEAYPEPGCVVPFMVLIPDGITQSHPAATVMCFPGSTWSLESLVGEPEIGKKAKDNVKNRTDWKWQDNRMALHIAQQGMVSIAVANPATNDTDSPLRGRAQTSINAILLGRCYLGISAFQKAHIMEWASRQPFVDKNRIGVCGHSLGSEPADVLGVLYPDLVKAIVHNDFCCNWIERTIVMNGEPVSDHHVIPGMYQWFDATDWEASLAPRPLLFTEGGRANQLAKIEAAYRLNGAEDKLKIYYYKKYSNPADRPFDFKPIPEGLTVEEYFQYANVDAPKHVFRPKRVVPWLKEVL encoded by the coding sequence ATGCAACGACGAACGTTTTTAGGCTCTCTTGGTTTGGGCATGACAGCAGCAGCTTTCAGCGAAAATGTTTCTCTATCACAGGCTCATTCCGCTGAAGCAATAAAACGGAAGACTTTTACGACCAACCGCGAAGACGGGCGATTTCAGGAGACTGCTGGGTTCCTGCAAAATCAAATGAAAATAAACCCGCCGAAGTTGGCGTTCAATCCCCACATGAAAAAGGCGGAGTTTCCTGCCTGGCAAGAAGCAGTCCGAAAAAAATTGCGGGAGCTGCTCGCATTCCCCGAGGTTCCCACACAGCCCGAACCGAAGCGACTTTGGATCCGCCACCGGGAAGGGTACCAGCTTCAAAAATGGGAAGCGTATCCCGAACCGGGGTGTGTCGTTCCCTTTATGGTTCTGATTCCAGATGGGATCACGCAAAGTCATCCCGCTGCAACCGTCATGTGTTTTCCCGGTTCGACCTGGAGTCTCGAAAGCCTGGTGGGCGAACCAGAAATTGGGAAAAAGGCAAAGGACAACGTCAAAAACCGTACGGACTGGAAATGGCAAGACAACCGGATGGCATTGCACATCGCCCAACAGGGGATGGTGAGTATCGCCGTTGCCAACCCTGCCACGAACGATACCGACAGCCCGCTTCGGGGGCGTGCGCAAACCTCGATCAACGCAATCTTGCTGGGACGTTGTTATCTGGGCATCTCCGCTTTTCAAAAAGCGCATATCATGGAATGGGCGAGTCGACAGCCATTCGTTGATAAAAACCGGATCGGAGTTTGCGGACACTCTCTCGGCTCCGAGCCGGCAGATGTTTTGGGGGTTCTTTATCCGGACTTAGTCAAGGCCATCGTCCATAACGATTTCTGTTGCAACTGGATTGAACGAACAATCGTCATGAATGGCGAACCGGTTTCCGATCATCACGTCATTCCAGGCATGTACCAATGGTTCGACGCCACCGACTGGGAGGCTTCGCTGGCTCCCAGACCGTTGCTATTCACCGAAGGAGGCCGAGCCAATCAGCTCGCAAAAATCGAAGCCGCCTACCGACTCAACGGTGCTGAAGACAAACTGAAGATTTACTACTACAAAAAATACAGTAACCCGGCCGACCGCCCCTTCGATTTCAAACCGATCCCTGAGGGCTTAACCGTCGAGGAATACTTCCAATACGCCAATGTCGATGCCCCCAAGCACGTCTTCCGCCCGAAGCGCGTCGTGCCGTGGTTGAAGGAAGTGTTGTAG
- a CDS encoding DUF1553 domain-containing protein, with amino-acid sequence MTKHLMTKYLVIVIAAIINANGAIASAEVVEQPVFEKDVLPIFTRYCFNCHGKSSPQLGLDLRSARLTMRGSQNGAVLVKGSLEESLLWKKVSTREMPPEIFKLRLSDDEIETVRRWIETGAASEESTELPEDVQQHFARFEKEIQPILTERCSACHGEDEPDAALDLTSLESLVRGSNSGPVIVEGFSEKSILIRKVASHAMPPPDSDDPLTAAEIQTITRWIDNGRFADFVDVKPRPNQSADSAEAPTISDEDRQFWAFQKPIAAPLPEVKDKQRVRTPIDQFILAKLESRGLTFSPDASKLTLLRRACFDLTGLPPTPAQTREFLDDERPDAYEHLIDRLLASPHYGERWGRHWLDVVGYVDTAGKDFNPTKATLSDGYWRYRDYVVNATNQDTPWDRFLVQQIAGDELVDWRNAEKYSPEILELLTATGYLRNVLDATDEDISNLPFDRYEALFMLMERVSSSTLGMTLACARCHDHKFDPIPQADYYRFLSLFTSAYNPTEWLPPKKRHLYDVSKTEQAEIERKKKEANATLSTLKKQLKELRAPYRDRLREEKLNQIPEADRAEVEAALATAAKKRDKNQKALASKYEKTVSVTDAQVDAALSEADRMARDTLQEQIREGQAVLDTLRIEKIQALWDVGEAPTIRLLHRGDVEFAGPIVSPGFLTVLSEPGKSTAVPSTAAVGKTTGLRLAFAEWLTSPDHPLTARVIVNRLWQHHFGKGIVATPGNFGISGARPTHPELLDWLAVEFMRQGWSAKRFHKMMMTSTVYRQMSKREVEENDEQGSQIAGQPSPTEIDRDNRLLWRMNLRRLDAEALRDSVIAVSGQGDYTLGGPPVLLKAASSGLQTVAADKRRSVYLIARRTNPLTFLRVFDFPIIDVNCTRRSESATPLQSLTMINSEFLTSSADHLAQRVEETVGSDAPLAQKIEKAYWFALSRSPSHSEVEAAQEHLQHLNQLYETSGAAPEDMTKKSFAQFVHMLLCSNEFLYID; translated from the coding sequence ATGACGAAACATCTTATGACGAAATACTTGGTGATCGTGATTGCCGCGATCATAAATGCGAACGGGGCGATTGCCTCAGCTGAGGTTGTTGAACAGCCTGTCTTTGAAAAAGACGTTCTGCCGATCTTCACACGCTATTGCTTCAACTGCCACGGCAAGAGTTCGCCGCAATTGGGGCTCGACCTGCGCTCAGCTCGTTTGACGATGCGCGGTAGCCAGAACGGGGCGGTCCTCGTCAAAGGTTCGCTGGAAGAGAGTCTGTTATGGAAGAAGGTCTCGACCCGTGAAATGCCGCCGGAGATCTTCAAACTCAGGCTGTCTGACGATGAAATCGAAACGGTTCGCCGCTGGATTGAAACAGGGGCGGCGTCTGAGGAATCGACCGAGTTGCCCGAGGACGTTCAACAGCATTTCGCGCGCTTCGAAAAAGAGATTCAGCCCATTCTGACGGAGCGCTGCAGCGCGTGTCACGGTGAGGATGAACCGGATGCCGCATTAGACTTAACCAGCTTGGAGTCCCTGGTCCGCGGCAGCAACAGCGGCCCGGTAATCGTGGAAGGTTTTTCTGAGAAGAGCATTCTGATTCGCAAAGTCGCCAGTCATGCCATGCCCCCGCCCGACTCGGACGATCCACTGACTGCCGCCGAAATCCAAACCATCACCCGTTGGATCGACAATGGCCGGTTCGCGGATTTCGTCGATGTGAAACCACGTCCCAATCAGTCGGCAGATTCAGCAGAGGCACCCACGATTTCTGACGAAGATCGTCAGTTCTGGGCGTTCCAAAAACCGATTGCCGCTCCCCTGCCCGAGGTCAAAGACAAACAGCGCGTTCGTACTCCCATCGATCAATTTATTTTGGCAAAATTAGAATCTCGCGGACTGACGTTCTCACCCGATGCGTCGAAACTCACGTTGCTCAGGCGGGCTTGTTTCGATCTAACCGGCCTCCCGCCGACGCCCGCTCAGACACGTGAATTCTTAGACGACGAACGCCCGGATGCCTACGAACACCTGATCGATCGACTGCTCGCCTCGCCGCACTATGGCGAACGCTGGGGCCGGCATTGGCTCGATGTGGTTGGCTATGTGGATACTGCGGGGAAGGACTTCAACCCCACAAAGGCCACGTTGTCCGACGGCTATTGGCGCTATCGTGACTATGTCGTCAATGCGACGAATCAAGACACTCCCTGGGACCGGTTTTTGGTCCAGCAGATTGCGGGTGACGAATTAGTCGATTGGCGAAATGCGGAAAAATACTCGCCCGAAATCCTGGAACTTCTCACTGCGACCGGTTACCTGCGAAATGTGTTGGACGCCACCGATGAAGACATCTCGAACCTGCCGTTTGATCGCTATGAGGCGTTGTTCATGCTGATGGAAAGGGTCTCGTCAAGTACGCTGGGGATGACATTGGCGTGTGCGCGCTGCCACGATCATAAGTTTGATCCCATTCCTCAAGCAGACTATTACCGCTTTCTGTCGCTATTTACGTCGGCTTATAACCCCACCGAGTGGTTGCCGCCCAAGAAACGACATCTCTATGATGTCTCGAAAACCGAGCAGGCTGAAATTGAGCGAAAAAAGAAGGAAGCCAACGCGACTCTGAGCACGTTGAAAAAACAGCTCAAGGAGCTTCGCGCGCCTTATCGAGATCGTTTGCGTGAGGAAAAGCTGAATCAAATCCCCGAGGCGGACCGTGCCGAGGTCGAGGCAGCTCTCGCGACGGCGGCAAAAAAACGCGACAAGAACCAGAAAGCGCTGGCGAGCAAGTACGAAAAAACCGTTTCTGTGACAGATGCTCAAGTCGATGCGGCCTTGAGCGAGGCCGACCGCATGGCTCGCGACACGTTGCAAGAACAAATCCGAGAAGGCCAGGCGGTTCTGGACACGCTCCGCATTGAGAAAATCCAGGCCCTTTGGGATGTCGGCGAGGCCCCCACCATCCGCCTGCTCCACCGCGGGGATGTCGAATTCGCCGGCCCAATAGTCAGTCCGGGATTCCTCACGGTTCTAAGCGAACCGGGCAAGTCCACCGCCGTTCCCTCGACGGCAGCAGTGGGAAAGACAACCGGTTTGCGTCTGGCCTTTGCTGAATGGTTGACCAGTCCCGATCACCCATTGACTGCGCGGGTGATTGTGAATCGTTTGTGGCAGCATCATTTCGGGAAGGGTATCGTCGCAACGCCGGGGAATTTTGGGATCTCCGGTGCGCGGCCCACACACCCGGAACTGCTGGATTGGTTGGCAGTGGAATTCATGCGACAAGGCTGGAGCGCGAAACGTTTCCACAAAATGATGATGACCTCCACGGTCTATCGGCAGATGTCGAAAAGGGAAGTCGAGGAAAACGATGAGCAAGGAAGTCAAATCGCCGGACAGCCATCTCCCACTGAGATCGATCGAGACAACCGTCTGCTTTGGCGGATGAATCTACGGCGACTCGATGCCGAGGCTCTGCGAGATTCGGTGATTGCTGTCAGCGGACAGGGAGATTATACATTAGGTGGGCCGCCGGTCCTGCTGAAAGCGGCTTCCAGTGGTTTGCAGACCGTTGCCGCTGACAAGCGCCGCAGCGTTTATCTCATCGCCCGCAGGACAAACCCGCTCACATTTTTGCGTGTGTTCGATTTTCCGATCATCGACGTCAACTGCACGCGGCGGTCAGAGTCGGCGACACCGCTGCAGTCGTTGACAATGATCAACAGCGAATTTCTGACGTCCAGCGCCGACCACTTAGCACAGCGCGTTGAAGAAACCGTTGGCAGCGACGCTCCGCTGGCGCAGAAGATTGAGAAGGCTTATTGGTTTGCGCTTTCAAGGAGTCCGTCACACTCTGAAGTTGAGGCGGCGCAGGAGCACTTGCAGCACCTGAATCAACTCTACGAAACCTCCGGCGCTGCGCCGGAGGATATGACGAAGAAGTCCTTCGCACAATTCGTCCACATGCTCCTGTGCTCCAACGAGTTTTTGTATATCGATTAG